Part of the Labilibaculum antarcticum genome, TCTGTTGATAAATTTAACGAATCGAATAATCAGTAAAATTTAAATATGGATATTTCTGTTGTAGTTCCTTTGTACAATGAGGAAGAATCGCTTCCCGAATTACTAGCCTGGATTGATCGGGTGATGCAAGCAAATAGTTTTAGTTATGAGGTTGTATTAGTAGATGATGGGAGTAATGATACCTCCTGGGCTGTGATAGAGGATTTACGAACAAAGTTCTCGGCCGTTAAAGGAATTAAATTTCGAAGAAATTACGGGAAATCAGCTGCGCTTTTCAGCGGGTTTGAAATTGTTAAGGGCGATGTGGTTATTACAATGGATGCCGATCTTCAGGATTCTCCGGATGAGATTCCTGAATTGTATCGTATGATAAAAGAAGAGGATTTCGATTTGGTTTCAGGATGGAAACAAAAGCGTTACGATCCAATTTCCAAAACAATTCCAAGTAAATTCTTCAATAGAACAGCAAGAGCGATGTCGGGCATTAAATTGCACGATTTTAATTGTGGATTAAAAGCTTATAAAAACAAAGTGGTTAAAAGTGTTGAGGTGTATGGCGAAATGCACAGATACATTCCAATTTTGGCTAAAGAAGCTGGTTTTGTTAAAATCACCGAAAAAGTCGTTCAACATCAGGAACGAAAATATGGGGTGACAAAATTTGGCTTAAGCCGATTTATTAATGGTTTTCTCGATTTATTGTCCCTTAGCTTTATTAGTAAATTTGGTAAAAAGCCGATGCACTTTTTTGGATTACTGGGTACACTTATGTTTTTAGTTGGCTTTTTTGCTTCTGCGTGGATTGGCGCTCTGAAACTTCATAGCATGAGTTTGGGAGAAATAGCCCCTCGCGTAACCAATAGTCCGTACTTTTTTATCGCATTAACAACAATGATTATTGGTACTCAACTATTTCTTGCCGGATTTATAGCCGAATTGGTTAGTCGAAGTTCTTCTGAACGAAATACCTATCAGATCGAAAAAGAAATTTAAATAACCAGTGAATGTGTGAAAGGGTAATTGAGTGAAGAAGTAAAAACTAATTACTGCTAACTGTTCACTGCTAATTGTTTACTGGGCAAATGATAAAGAGAATTATTAGAATTTTATTACAAATATTTCCTCGTCCGATTCTGATTCGGTTGAGCCTGATAATAAATCGTGTAGTTGCGGTATTTCTAATTGGAGATAAAGTTGAATGTCCTGTTTGTGGCGGACACTTCAGTAAATTTCTTCCTTATGGATACACAAAAGTTTCGGGGCGCGATAATGCTTTGTGTCCGAAATGTCTTTCCTTGGAACGTCATAGGTTGATGTGGATGTATTTAAATGAAAAGACAGAGTTCTTCACGAAGGAACTTAAAGTTTTGCACATTGCTCCTGAACAGTGTTTTTACAAGCGATTCAGGAAGCTCTCTAATCTGGATTATACCACGGCCGATTTGGAATCTCCAATTGCCGATGTGCATTTCGATGTTCAGGAAATTCCTTTTGCCGAAGCATCCTATGATGTGGTAATTTGTAATCATGTACTGGAACATGTTACAGATGATCAAAAGGCAATGAGTGAGATTTACCGGGTGCTAAAACCAAAAGGATTTGCCATTTTGCAGGTTCCAATGGATACAGAAAATCCGCTCACAATGGAAGATCCAAATGTTACTGATCCGAAGGAAAGAGAGAGACTGTACCGTCAAAAAGATCATGTCCGTTTGTATGGATTAGATTATGCGGATAAATTGTCAAAAGTGGGATTTTCTGTTTCCCAATCTCAATATGCAAAAGAAATCTCTTCTGATTTAGCAGAAAAATATCGCTTACCAATGAATGAAATCTTTTATTTCAATCAAAAAAACTAAGAATGCAAGAAGAAATTAAGCTATCCGTTATTATTCCGGTGTACAATCGTCCGGATGAGATGAAAGAATTGCTTGATAGCTTGTCTGAGCAGACTTTTAAAGATTTTGAATTGGTTGTTGTAGAAGATGGTTCATCGATAAAAAGTGAAGAGCTTTGTGATACGTACCGCGATCGAATAAATATATCCTATTTCTTCAAACAAAACGAAGGTCCCAGCATTGGTCGTAACTACGGATTGGCCAGAGCAAAAGGGAATTATTACCTGTTTTTCGATTCCGATTGTATTCTTCCACCTCAATACATGCAGACCATTAATAAGGAGCTAAGTGAGAATTTTGTGGATTGTTACGGTGGCCCCGATGGTGCTATGGACGATTTCTCGGATTTTCAAAAAGCAGTTTCTTATGCCATGACTTCTTTTTTTACAACCGGAGGAATTCGGGGAGGGAAGAAGCAAGTGCATAAATTCCATCCTCGCAGTTTTAATCTGGGCTTTTCGAAAGCAGTTTATAAAGATACAGGCGGATTTCCGGTAACCAGAATGCATCCGGGCGAAGATATGGTGTTTGCCATTGAGGTAATTAAACGTGGTTTCGAGACTCGTTTGGTGCAGGAAGCATATGTTTTTCACAAGCGGAGAGTCTCCTTTAAAAAATTCTACAAGCAGGTTTTCGGTTTCGGGAAAACCCGATACATCATCTCCAAACACTATCCGGAAACCTTCAAGATCTTCTTTCTATTTCCATCTTTATTTGCCTTGGGAACAATTGGAGCCTTACTTTTGGGGATCACAGTCCATCAAATTTTTGCCTTTCCTGTTTTGCTGTATGCTGCACTTGTTTTGGCCGATGCCATTAGCAAAAGCAAATCGGTAAAG contains:
- a CDS encoding glycosyltransferase family 2 protein, which produces MDISVVVPLYNEEESLPELLAWIDRVMQANSFSYEVVLVDDGSNDTSWAVIEDLRTKFSAVKGIKFRRNYGKSAALFSGFEIVKGDVVITMDADLQDSPDEIPELYRMIKEEDFDLVSGWKQKRYDPISKTIPSKFFNRTARAMSGIKLHDFNCGLKAYKNKVVKSVEVYGEMHRYIPILAKEAGFVKITEKVVQHQERKYGVTKFGLSRFINGFLDLLSLSFISKFGKKPMHFFGLLGTLMFLVGFFASAWIGALKLHSMSLGEIAPRVTNSPYFFIALTTMIIGTQLFLAGFIAELVSRSSSERNTYQIEKEI
- a CDS encoding class I SAM-dependent methyltransferase, which gives rise to MIKRIIRILLQIFPRPILIRLSLIINRVVAVFLIGDKVECPVCGGHFSKFLPYGYTKVSGRDNALCPKCLSLERHRLMWMYLNEKTEFFTKELKVLHIAPEQCFYKRFRKLSNLDYTTADLESPIADVHFDVQEIPFAEASYDVVICNHVLEHVTDDQKAMSEIYRVLKPKGFAILQVPMDTENPLTMEDPNVTDPKERERLYRQKDHVRLYGLDYADKLSKVGFSVSQSQYAKEISSDLAEKYRLPMNEIFYFNQKN
- a CDS encoding glycosyltransferase — its product is MQEEIKLSVIIPVYNRPDEMKELLDSLSEQTFKDFELVVVEDGSSIKSEELCDTYRDRINISYFFKQNEGPSIGRNYGLARAKGNYYLFFDSDCILPPQYMQTINKELSENFVDCYGGPDGAMDDFSDFQKAVSYAMTSFFTTGGIRGGKKQVHKFHPRSFNLGFSKAVYKDTGGFPVTRMHPGEDMVFAIEVIKRGFETRLVQEAYVFHKRRVSFKKFYKQVFGFGKTRYIISKHYPETFKIFFLFPSLFALGTIGALLLGITVHQIFAFPVLLYAALVLADAISKSKSVKLGFLALLASYVQLFAYGIGFIDAIWKHKVLGKDEFGVFGKGFYE